One part of the Mycobacteriales bacterium genome encodes these proteins:
- a CDS encoding DUF554 family protein, translating to MVRGAGTVLNMATILVGSGLGVLLGGRLPERTRVTVTVTDALGLVTLVIGGLNLAALGDRDLQAAVGEGGTLLVVLSALLVGGIAGSLLGLESRLESIGGWLQRRGR from the coding sequence GTGGTCCGCGGTGCCGGGACGGTCCTCAACATGGCCACCATCCTGGTCGGGTCGGGCCTCGGGGTACTGCTGGGCGGCCGGCTGCCGGAGCGGACCCGGGTCACCGTCACCGTCACCGACGCCCTCGGCCTGGTCACGCTGGTCATCGGCGGCCTGAACCTCGCCGCCCTCGGGGATCGCGACCTCCAGGCAGCCGTCGGCGAAGGCGGCACACTGCTGGTCGTGCTCAGCGCCCTCCTGGTCGGCGGCATCGCCGGCTCGCTGCTGGGCCTCGAGTCCCGGCTGGAGAGCATCGGCGGCTGGCTGCAGCGCAGGGGTCGCTGA
- a CDS encoding DUF554 family protein: MSAVTATGGVLLLGVGLRLLALKMVAVGDLLPALVVAPLLTALVAALR, from the coding sequence GTGTCGGCGGTGACCGCGACCGGTGGCGTGCTGCTGCTCGGGGTGGGTCTGCGACTGCTCGCCCTGAAGATGGTCGCGGTCGGCGACCTGTTGCCCGCGCTGGTCGTCGCACCGCTGCTGACCGCACTGGTCGCCGCGCTGCGCTGA
- a CDS encoding branched-chain amino acid ABC transporter permease translates to MLAPVLALAALALVLLAGAGPALAAGEGLRGTLNNGGERVAGATITVEQDGEEIASVESDEKGQFAIPLPGPGEYTVKLDLDSLPEGVTVRTEGGEEREVIVRPGAVSPALFILGEGIRETTGTAERALQLFVRGLQFGLVIAMGAIGLSLIFGTTGVTNFAHGEFLTGGAFAAYVFNVMLGMNLIPATLLAIGVGAIFGGLLDKGLWAPLRRRGTGLIAALVISIGLALVMRYVFLYLFGGSSRSYAQYATQQPISLGPISIPPRDLVIMALSVLVLTAVGLALLKTRLGKATRAVADNPSLAASSGIDVERVVNLVWILGTAMAALGGVFLALSQQVSYLLGFQILLLLFAGVTLGGLGTAFGALVGSLVIGIFTQMSTLVIPAELQNVGALLVLILILVFRPQGILGRAERIG, encoded by the coding sequence GTGCTCGCACCCGTGCTGGCGCTCGCCGCGCTGGCGCTGGTGCTGCTGGCCGGAGCCGGCCCGGCCCTGGCGGCCGGCGAGGGACTGCGGGGCACGCTGAACAACGGCGGTGAGCGGGTCGCCGGTGCGACCATCACCGTCGAGCAGGACGGCGAAGAGATCGCCAGTGTCGAGAGCGACGAGAAGGGGCAGTTCGCCATACCGCTGCCGGGCCCCGGCGAGTACACCGTCAAGCTCGACCTCGACTCGCTGCCCGAGGGCGTCACCGTCCGTACGGAGGGCGGTGAGGAGCGGGAGGTCATCGTCCGCCCAGGCGCGGTCTCGCCGGCGCTGTTCATCCTGGGCGAGGGCATCCGCGAGACCACCGGCACGGCCGAGCGCGCGCTGCAGCTGTTCGTGCGCGGCCTGCAGTTCGGCCTGGTCATCGCGATGGGCGCGATCGGGCTGTCGCTCATCTTCGGCACCACCGGCGTGACCAACTTCGCGCATGGGGAGTTCCTCACCGGCGGGGCGTTCGCGGCGTACGTCTTCAACGTCATGCTCGGCATGAACCTGATCCCGGCGACGCTGCTCGCCATCGGCGTCGGCGCGATCTTCGGCGGGTTGCTCGACAAGGGGCTGTGGGCGCCGCTGCGACGCCGCGGCACCGGTCTGATCGCCGCACTGGTCATCAGCATCGGGCTGGCCCTGGTGATGCGCTACGTCTTCCTCTACCTCTTCGGCGGCAGCTCCCGGTCGTACGCGCAGTACGCCACGCAGCAGCCGATCTCACTGGGGCCGATCTCGATCCCGCCGCGCGACCTGGTGATCATGGCGCTGTCGGTCCTCGTGCTCACGGCGGTCGGGCTGGCGCTGCTCAAGACCCGGCTGGGGAAGGCGACGCGGGCGGTGGCCGACAACCCCTCGCTGGCCGCCTCCTCGGGCATCGACGTCGAGCGGGTCGTCAACCTCGTCTGGATCCTGGGCACGGCGATGGCCGCCCTCGGCGGGGTCTTCCTTGCGTTGTCGCAGCAGGTCAGCTACCTGCTGGGCTTCCAGATCCTGCTGCTGCTGTTCGCCGGCGTCACGCTCGGGGGGCTCGGCACGGCGTTCGGTGCGCTGGTCGGCAGCCTGGTCATCGGCATCTTCACGCAGATGTCGACGCTGGTGATCCCGGCGGAGCTGCAGAACGTCGGCGCGCTTCTCGTGCTCATCCTGATCCTGGTCTTCCGGCCCCAGGGCATCCTCGGCCGTGCGGAGCGCATCGGATGA